A portion of the Blastochloris tepida genome contains these proteins:
- a CDS encoding 50S ribosomal protein L25/general stress protein Ctc translates to MTTIRELKATARPRSGKGAARAERRADRTPAVIYGAKLPPITISLEADEIRTRIYAGRFLTTVFDIELDGEKHRVIPRDYQLHPVTDLPIHVDFQRLVAGHKIRVEVPIHVIKPEASPGVKRGGAVNIVEHKLALLCPPEAIPTAIEIDLTGLEINQSVHLGDITLPEGVLAAAKDENPTLVTIVAPSGFKDEAAPAAAAAAAPAAAKAAPAAKAPAGKK, encoded by the coding sequence ATGACCACCATTCGCGAACTCAAGGCGACGGCGCGTCCGCGCAGCGGCAAGGGGGCCGCGCGTGCCGAACGTCGTGCCGACCGCACCCCGGCCGTGATCTACGGCGCCAAGCTGCCCCCCATCACGATTTCGCTCGAAGCCGACGAGATCCGCACCCGCATCTATGCCGGCCGGTTCCTCACCACCGTGTTCGACATCGAGCTCGACGGCGAGAAGCACCGCGTCATCCCGCGCGACTACCAGCTCCACCCGGTGACCGACCTGCCGATCCACGTCGATTTCCAGCGTCTGGTCGCCGGCCACAAGATCCGCGTCGAGGTGCCGATCCACGTGATCAAGCCGGAAGCCTCGCCGGGCGTGAAGCGCGGCGGCGCCGTCAACATCGTCGAGCACAAGCTCGCGCTGCTGTGCCCGCCCGAGGCCATTCCGACCGCCATCGAGATCGACCTCACCGGCCTCGAGATCAACCAGTCGGTCCATCTCGGCGACATCACCCTGCCGGAAGGCGTGCTGGCGGCGGCCAAGGACGAGAACCCGACGCTGGTGACCATCGTCGCGCCGTCCGGCTTCAAGGACGAGGCGGCCCCGGCGGCTGCCGCTGCGGCGGCGCCTGCGGCGGCCAAGGCGGCTCCGGCAGCCAAGGCTCCGGCCGGCAAGAAGTGA